In a genomic window of Amphiprion ocellaris isolate individual 3 ecotype Okinawa chromosome 13, ASM2253959v1, whole genome shotgun sequence:
- the npas4a gene encoding neuronal PAS domain-containing protein 4A yields MYRSTKGASKARRDQINAEIRNLKDLLPISDADKARLSYLHIMSLACMYTRKSVFFTQEAGTAASLEESARFLSFHELSELMQALPGFLMLLTGEGKLLYLSDSVSEHLGHSMVDLVAQGDGVYDIIDASDHFIMRTNLSASSSLEMDRLFRCRFNTSKSVRRQSAGNKLVLIRARCISPPSPSPAAGSYWTSNPVWVCFCSPLEPHPTRSSPGAERESTSTPPLAESNLFLACFHSQHNRDMRLQAAQDSVSAYLGFDVTALRSRSWYSLLHPQDLSHASTQHRSLLREGGEGRAEMVVRVQAQDQSFVWLYMVLQLQPGEIPISSNNYIISDSEAWSVRQQLSSEQTQLTLVLSAGTSQQEGLSLQSPETLSSPDQVFTPGSSGLSAQSFDFSTAGCSVGSSDEPGSSVPEAMQLEGDPRSSISSLEEESFFQQHPTETPSAASSPTPVTVETVADLDFLTQNILLPPSFQLDPPLPALPLPLPPVPTSQAQQTKEFVCTPPYTPQVGGASFPFGEPLFSFDPTGTTTPPPSATTATATTSLAPSASSTAPPTTASSPIPPTTLSTKLPLSLPTPSTELLFPIEPCSGSLYEKLPPTPDSPGDGDCTVMTLPEVRGPLYVDVPLGPLQCPPEGLLTPEASPGKQPCLSFFSLEREKERAEISLLAQHISSLAEGFYLDPLLSKLSPPSISPSSSPPSPFLSPAIETPDSVHVLREFYSVKAWRGLDIPIFLDDDDSLFEESILETLLQDDFAPPQSSSLSSPSPSTSPVPNPSSPTSPQTPVCWRQPSQFEGVGHVCSVQSAQCNSMAGCGATVAAEAGVKAEGEGLVEEAMEIEVVSSPVSSCSSIPASPPLILTASPSPVTSTPIASPTSAVSCTQSLLEELAVLEPMFGAGASIAPGLGQQPELYQLQCHPSPQCFHKDGSGSVPPF; encoded by the exons ATGTACCGTTCAACCAAAGGAGCTTCCAAGGCTCGACGGGACCAGATCAACGCCGAGATCCGGAACCTGAAGGACTTGTTGCCCATATCTGATGCAGATAAAGCGCGGCTCTCGTACCTGCACATCATGTCCCTCGCCTGCATGTACACCAGGAAATCTGTCTTCTTCACTCAAG AAGCGGGAACTGCTGCTAGTCTCGAGGAGAGCGCACGGTTCCTGTCTTTTCACGAGCTGTCGGAGTTGATGCAGGCGCTGCCGGGCTTTCTGATGCTGCTGACCGGGGAAGGGAAGCTCCTCTACCTGTCAGACAGCGTCTCCGAGCACCTCGGACACTCCATG GTGGATCTCGTGGCACAGGGAGACGGTGTGTATGATATCATCGACGCCTCAGACCACTTTATCATGAGGACCAACCTGTCAGCCTCCTCATCGCTTGAGATGG ACCGTCTCTTCCGCTGTCGTTTCAACACCTCCAAGTCCGTGCGGAGGCAGAGTGCTGGAAACAAGCTGGTTCTGATCCGCGCTCGCTGCATCTCGcccccctccccctctcctGCCGCCGGGTCATACTGGACCTCCAACCCCGTGTGGGTGTGTTTCTGCTCTCCTCTGGAGCCCCATCCTACCCGCTCCAGCCCCGGGGCAGAGAGGGAGTCCACCTCCACCCCTCCCCTGGCTGAGAGCAACTTATTCCTGGCCTGTTTTCACTCCCAGCACAATCGGGACATGAGGCTGCAGGCAGCACAGGACAG TGTGAGCGCCTATCTTGGCTTTGATGTGACAGCTTTACGCTCTCGCTCCTGGTACAGCCTCCTCCACCCACAGGATCTGTCACATGCCTCCACTCAGCACCGTAGCCTCT tgagagaaggaggagaaggcaGAGCTGAGATGGTGGTTCGTGTTCAGGCTCAGGACCAGTCGTTTGTTTGGCTCTACATGGTGCTACAGCTGCAGCCTGGAGAAATCCccatcagcagcaacaactacaTCATCAG TGACTCTGAGGCCTGGTCAGTGCGTCAGCAGCTCAGCTCAGAACAGACCCAGCTGACGCTGGTCCTGAGCGCTGGAACCTCTCAGCAGGAGGGTCTGAGTCTTCAGTCCCCAGAAACTCTGTCCAGTCCAGATCAAGTCTTCACTCCAGGCAGCAGCGGCCTGTCAGCCCAATCCTTTGACTTCAGCACTGCTGGCTGCAGCGTGGGCTCCTCTGATGAACCAGGGAGCTCTGTTCCTGAGGCCATGCAGCTGGAGGGTGACCCTCGCTCCAGTATTTCCTCTCTGGAGGAGGAAAGCTTCTttcagcagcatcccacagagaCCCCCTCAGCTGCCTCCTCCCCCACTCCAGTCACTGTTGAAACAGTAGCAGATTTAGACTTTTTAACCCAGAACATTCTTCTGCCACCATCCTTCCAGCTCGACCCTCCATTGCCAgctctccctctgcctctcccccCAGTGCCCACCTCACAAGCTCAGCAGACCAAAGAGTTTGTGTGCACTCCCCCCTACACCCCCCAGGTTGGTGGGGCTAGCTTCCCATTTGGCGAGCCCCTCTTCAGCTTTGACCCCACTGGCACcaccactcctcccccctctgctACAACTGCCACTGCCACCACCTCCTTGGCCCCCTCAGCTTCCTCCACAGCCCCACCGACTACTGCCTCCAGCCCCATTCCTCCCACCACCCTCTCCACCAAGCtgcccctctccctccccaccCCGTCTACTGAGCTCCTCTTCCCCATTGAGCCCTGCAGTGGTTCCCTGTATGAGAAACTGCCCCCTACACCCGACAGCCCCGGAGACGGGGACTGCACAGTGATGACCCTGCCTGAGGTTCGGGGTCCACTGTATGTAGATGTACCACTGGGGCCCCTCCAGTGTCCCCCCGAGGGCCTCCTCACCCCTGAGGCTTCACCCGGCAAACAGCCCTGcctctctttcttctcccttgagagagagaaggaaagagcAGAAATATCCCTCTTAGCTCAACACATCAGCTCACTGGCAGAGGGATTCTACCTTGATCCACTCCTGTCCAAACTCTCCCCTCCCTCTATCTCACCCtcatcctcccctccctcccccttccTGTCTCCAGCCATAGAAACTCCTGATTCCGTCCATGTGCTTAGGGAGTTTTATTCCGTCAAAGCATGGAGAGGTCTGGACATTCCCATCTTCCTTGACGATGATGATTCTCTGTTTGAAGAGAGCATCCTAGAGACCCTTCTCCAAGATGACTTCGCTCCACCCCAGTCATCCAGCCTCTCCTCCCCttctccctccacctcccctgTGCCCAACCCTTCCAGCCCAACCTCTCCTCAAACCCCAGTGTGCTGGCGCCAACCCTCCCAGTTTGAGGGAGTGGGCCACGTCTGTAGCGTCCAATCGGCGCAATGTAACTCTATGGCTGGGTGCGGGGCGACTGTGGCTGCTGAGGCCGGGGTAAAGGCGGAAGGGGAGGGGCTAGTGGAGGAAGCAATGGAGATCGAGGTGGTGTCATCTCCTgtgtcctcctgctcctccatcCCAGCTTCCCCTCCCCTCATCCTCACTGCCTCCCCCAGCCCCGTCACCTCCACGCCCATCGCCTCGCCCACGTCCGCCGTGTCTTGCACTCAGTCCCTCCTGGAGGAACTGGCCGTCCTGGAACCCATGTTTGGGGCAGGTGCCTCGATCGCCCCTGGCTTAGGGCAACAACCTGAGTTGTATCAACTCCAATGTCATCCATCGCCACAGTGCTTCCACAAAG ATGGGAGTGGAAGTGTTCCTCCGTTCTAA